The following proteins are encoded in a genomic region of Salminus brasiliensis chromosome 17, fSalBra1.hap2, whole genome shotgun sequence:
- the smim7 gene encoding small integral membrane protein 7, whose amino-acid sequence MIGDLLIFGTLLMNAGAVLNFKLKKKESQTHGFGDETGGSSTGDNIREFLLSLRYFRIFIALWNIFIMFCMILLFGS is encoded by the exons ATGATCGGAGATCTGCTCATATTTGG CACTCTGCTGATGAACGCTGGGGCggttttaaactttaaact GAAGAAGAAAGAGTCGCAGACGCACGGTTTCGGAGATGAAACGGGCGGATCTAGTACAG GTGATAACATCAGAGAGTTCTTACTGAGCCTGAGGTACTTTCGCATATTCATAGCCCTGTGGAACATCTTCATAATGTTCTGCATGATCTT gtTATTTGGATCATAA